GTGTTGAAACGTGACTACGAGAAGTCGGCATTGCAGTTTCGAAGTGCCATGACGTTGTTTAGTTCTGACCTCGCCAGGGAACTGACTTCATCGAGTTCGCGCGAACTGGCACCCACGGACCCCAATTCCGTAACGTCCATTGGCGCAGAAGCGAAATCGCCGCGAATCGTCGCGGGGAACGCACCTGCAGCGTTCCGTGTGTTTGTCTTGTGCTCAGAAGCGTTGGCTTGGCAAAACCAAAATCATTGGGGAAAAGCCAACGAATTGCTCTCTGAAGCCCTGCATGTTGCCAGAGACTTCGATGTGGACCATGAACTGACGGTGTTTGTTCAGAACCAAATTGCCTGGTCGTTGATGGTTCAATGGAGAGTTGACGAAGCCAGGCAGTTTTTCGTCAGCGCGAATTCGATCTTACTCAATTTGGCTAAATCGAATTTTGACGCTATACCGCAAGTTGACCGGTCGCGCCAGAAAGAATTTGAGACACTGCTGGACTATGATTACAACGCGCTGGCTCGCTATCTGCATCATCTTCATGGACTGGCGATGGCGAAGCGATTTTGTGGGCACCATGTCGAGGCAATTTCAGACTACCGCGAGATCGTTCGGATGATCACGTTGGCTTTGGAGCATCTGAAGCATGTCAACGCCAATCAACAGAAGCGTATTAACCCCAGCCAGCGAATTGCATCAGACTTGGAGAGTTTATTTCTTAATCGCTTGGTCAATTCTCAAGAACGACTTGCAGACTGCAGTCTTTTCGGCGATCCCGATTGTCCCGATCTTCAAGAATCGGCCGATGACTATCGTCGGGCGCTTAATGCATGCTCGTTCCTGCCACGAGGCGACTTGCGTGAGAACATGCGTGTTGGTCTGCTCTACAAATTGTCGCTAACTCTCAGCATTCCTTCTTCGAATCAGGATTTGGAGCTTGCACGTGCGTATTGCCAAGAAGCGATGGCGCTGAGAAAAACCTTGAACATCCGCTCGACGGAACCAGTGGGAACTCTTGGTCTGATCACTGAAGCGATTGTCGAGATGTTCTCTGCTTCGAATGCCACTGAATCCAAGACTGAGTCATTAAGTAAGCTCCGACGTCTGATCCATACATTGTGCGATGAGCTTCGCGGAAAACACCATCGAGATCAGTCTGAGACACTTTTGCTGGCGGCGAAACTTCTCGTTGATCAGGTACCCGCCGAGGACAGGTATCATCTCGCTGAGGATTCAGAGTTTCTGCTCTACTTGTGCCGTTTGATTCTTCCGCGAGGAGCATCCGCACCGAACAGTGGGCATCTTCGAAAGGAGATCGGAACATACCTGCGCCCTTACTACGACACCGTCATGCGAAACAAGCTGCGGATGAAATCTCGACATGTCAAGGACTTGCTTGAAATTCAATGGGAGGCGACGCGTAGCGAATTCTATGCAAAACCGACTACGCCACAGCCTGTGCTTGCGTTGTATCTCATGGACAAAAATTGTTTTCTATTGCTCGACATTCCAGGTGGGGCCAGCAAGCACTGTTGTCTGGAAGGAAGCTACTACGTTTCGGCATTGACGCGTGCCAGTGAAGGCCGGGCGGACCCATTGCCTTTGCCGGAAGAAATTCAGCAGGAGGTGGTCAAGCTTGCGAAGCGAGCGAACGTGATGTCACAGCCCCGACCACAGAACAATGGTACGGACGGTGACGAGAAGCCGGTATCGCAGGAGACTGCATTGCAATTACGTTGGGTGGATGCCATGCGTGGATTGCCACATCTCTTGAATGTGGCCGAGTCCACAGTTCCTGCGGATTCGAGCAGTCGAAGTGGGCTTGTGCAGACCACGTATACGGTGACATCCGAAAGCTCTGGAGAGCCTAATGTTGTGAACGACGGTAACGAAGGAAAAGAAACCGTCGATGCTCAAACTGCGAAGAAAGTGATTTTTTCTCGGTTTCCATTCATCCTTCCGAATGAAATCGCGGTTGAGTTGCGACCGAATTGAAACTTAGACTCCATTCGCGGACAGACGTCTGACCATGTCGTTGACGGTTTCTGAGTGCAGGGCGAGGTCGCGTTTTAGCTTTTGCGTGGCGGACCCGTAGCCCAGGCGGCGGGCGAGAAACTGGAAGTCGTCGCCGATATTGGCGGACACGGTCAGGTCGCGGGCATCACCTCGAACCATTCGCAGGGCGTCGATCAGTTTCCGGAAGAAGCCGTATGCATCCCGCAAGGCCCGATGATCCAGTTCCGAGAGAACCCCGACGCGGCGCATTTCGTCCATCGCGATGCAGGTGTTGGTGACGCGCAAACTTTCGTGCCGTGATCCATGTGTAATCTGCAACGCCTGAACGAGGTACTCGATATCAACCAACCCCCCTGGGCTGAGCTTTGCATTGAATTCGCCGGCCGACACGAGTTGTCGGATTTGTCGTTCACGCATCGCCCGCATTGATGCGAAGTCGAAAGGGGGCCCTTCGTACAGAAACTGGTCACGCAGAGCGATCAATTTCTCGCCGAGCGCCGGATCGCCCGTGATGGGCCTGAGTTTGATGAGGGCCTGCCGTTCGTACGGCCAGGCCGCTCCATTCGGGTCGAAGTACCGCTTGAAGGCGTCAAATGAGACTGCCAAGGGCCCCGAGCGACCATAAGGACGCAGCCGCGTATCGATGCGAAAAATCCCCTCTTGCCTTGCCCGAATCGAATGCACGCACCCTTCGACCAGTCGTTGAAAGAAAGATGCGTTGGCAATCGATTCCCGCCCATCGGTCATTCCTTCTTCATCATAGACGAACAGGAGTTCGATATCCGAGGCGAATCCCAACTCGCGTCCGCCGCATTTGCCGAGTGCACAAACCACCAGGGACGCTCGATCGCCGTCGGACCTTTTCGGGACGCCATAGCGATCGTGGAACTCGGATTCATTCAGTTGCAGACTGGTGGCGACGATCACTTCGGCGACATCGGTCAATTCTTCCGCAAACTGATCAAAGTCTCCGCAGCGTCCGAGAATGTGCCGAAGATCGATGCGGAACATTTCGCGATCTTTGAAGTCATTGAGATCGCGTCGTCGCTCGTCGGGATCATCCGTCGCCGAGAGTTTGATCGCGAGATCGCGCCACAACAGCGTCTTCGATTTTGCGGTTTCGATACCTTGAATGTCACTGAGAACGGGGAACAAATTGGCGTACTGCAGCCGCAAGAAATCTTCCCACAGAAAATCGCTGACCCCCAGGAGTTGGGCCAATGCCGAGAGCACCTCGGGCCGATCCAGCGACGAAAGCTGTTCTGTCCAGTCAGGCTGCTGGAAGAGTTGGCTGACGAAGGCTCGAAAGTGCAGCAACGCGGCTTCGGGATTGGGTGACCCCGGCAGCAGGTGCGTGAAATGTTTGATCAGGACGACGGCCGCCTGGAGTTCCTGACGGCGTGCCTCGTCCAGAATCTTGCACTGCCGCTGGGCATCGGTGACATACAGAATATCGGCGGCGCGGTCTCCCTCAGAACTGATCAGCACCTGTTCGATGGCGATTCCACAAAGTGCCAATGCGTTTGTCAGTTCGTACAAGAAGCCGATCGTGTCTTCGCCATGAATCCGAAGGACGGTGAATCGATCGTGAGAATGATTGTCGAAGCTCACTTCCAGCGGCGAGGGTTTGGTGGCGAGGTCGGGCGAATCTTCCAGGGCTTCGGCCACGCGCGAGGCGAGTCGCCCCTGAGCTTCGTCGCCGCGTCCTGAACGAGCCAACTGCACCAGGTCGATCAGGTCCGATTCGTACCGGTGCCAGACTTCACCCATCACCGCTTCGATCGACGAACGCACAGTGAAGACATCGACGAAGTCGCGAAAGGCGATTTTGTGCTTCGATCCTTTGCCAAAGTTTTGTCCGGTTGAGGCGAACCCTTCAACGATGTCGAAGCCATAGACGAAGAGTAGTCCGCAGATCAGGGACAGTTCACCAGGCTGATCAATGCCAATGACCTGAACTCGCCAGGTGCCACCGGGCTGCGATGTGGCGTCGACTCGGACTGGCTGCTCGTCATTCAGCGTTGCCAGTCGTTGCAGATGCTCGCGTCGCTCGTCCTCCGAGAACACATTTTCATACGACGCAATGGGATCGACGCTGGCCGCTGTCGTGCGGGCTGCGGACGCACCGTGACTGGACGCGTCCAGTTCATTCGCAGCAGGCAATGCGTTGTCAGCAGCCGCATCGTACGTTTTCGTGACATACTTTTCGTAGACCGAACGAATCGCCAGGCAATGCTGGCGATAGTGCGAAATCAGGTGTTCGCCGTCGTGAAAATCAAGACGGCGCGCCAGCGAAGTGATTTCTGCAGGATCGGTTGGCAGTGAATGTTCCTGGCGGTTGTGAAGGAGCTGCAGCGAGTGCTCGATCGTTCTCAGGAAGACGTATCCTTCGGACAAACAGCGGTATTCATCCGCATGGATCAGGTCAAAATCCGCCAGGCGAACGAGTGCTGTCAAAGTGTTGGCGGATCGAATTTGTGGCAGGCGTTGTCCATGGATCAATTGCAGAGACTGGATGACGAATTCAATATCACGAATCGATCCACTTCCCGATTTCACTTCGCCGAATGAGCGGCCGCGACGTTCCAGTTGTGCTTCGATCTTTGACTTGGCGGATCGCACGCTGGCTCGTACTGTTTCTGCCGGATGACCGAAGATCATCGGGGCCGCTTCGAGGAGCAGTCTGCGCCCGACGGCATGTTCGCCCGCGACGACACGCGCTTTGACCAGGGCTTGCTTCTCCCAAAGTTCCGCTTGTTTTCTGAGATAGTCAAGGTACGCGGGGACGCGGACGACCAATTCGCCAGCGCGGCCCCAGGGTCGCAAACGCATATCGACGCGATACAGGAATCCCTCGCCCGTGGCATCTTGCAGGGCCTTGATCAGTCGCTGGGCGAGCGTGACCGTCTCCATGTCGCTCATCGTCGGGGAAACGGGCGCATGGCCCGGGCCGCCGGGCGGATTCAAAGTGGCTGTGGGGGCCGACGCCCTGAAATGTGGTTCGATGCTTTGTGTGAGAAAAACCAGGTCAATGTCTGAACTGTAATTGAGCTCTTCCCCTCCCAGTTTTCCCATCGCAATGACGGCAAAACCCGCGGGATTGACACCCAGTTCGGCGGCGACCAATTGAAGGCACGTTTCGATCATCCCGTCCGCGAGCAGGCTGAGCTGCACCGTTGCGGCTCGAAAATCGACCAGTCCGAACGCGTCACATACGCCTATCCGAAGCAGTTCCGATCGTTGATATCGCCGCACGGCATCGAGCTTCGCATCGAACATTGCTTCGGAGGCGGCCACGGCGAGCGCCGCGGAGATGAACTCGTCACGCGTCTTGAGGTCGGCCAACCAGCGGTTTTGAATTAATTTCCGCAGGGCGGCGGGATCGCGGAGTAATGTTTCCGTCAGGTAGCGACTGCCAGCAAACAATTTCACCAGCATTTCGATCGCGCGGGGATTGTCGATCAGAAACTGGTACAGCTCGGCCCGGTCGTCCGATCTTTGGACGTATCGCTGAAAATCGACGAGCAATTCGTCGGGTGGCGACATTTCTGCGATCGCTTGCAGGAATCGGGACAAACATTCCTGGGCGTTCGTCGGGCCTTCGAGCGCAGCCAGTCGGGCCTGGGCCTCATCGGCGTCACGAAATATCGGACGCGCGGGACGTTCGCTCGATGCGTTGTCCGGGTTTGATTCAGGAACAAGTAACGAGGGGAGTTCTTCGTTCATACCTGCAAAACTACCAAATGGCCGGTCGTTCTGCGACGCGCGGTGCAATGACAATTCGCCGTGTCGATCCGATGCCTGAACAAATGATTCATGCGTCATCCACTCGAGTCGCGGAGCATTTCAAGGGCGATTCCTGGGAGTTGATGAAACTTCGGGCCGCGTGGATGTGCACAACTCGAGATCGACAATCTGGATCAGGCATCCTTGAAATCATGGTGTCTGAGTTGCGGATGCCGTTCCGTCAAGGTTCAATCGACGAGCCGACTGTTTTGACTGCGTTACGCCCTGATTGCAAAGCGTCGAACCTCCATACTTAGTCGAGAAACTTCTACCAATGCCGCATTCTCATTTTTCTCTCTCGATTGCGAATCTCGTTCTTGTCGGATGTGTTCTCTGTCACTCGGCCGCATTCGGAGAAGAATCACGTCTGCTGGGTGGCTCAGCCGTTCGATTCGTTCGCTCGACGGATTGGCCCTGGTGGCGGGGACCGTTACGAAATGGTGAAGCGGCGGCCGATCAGAAAGTACCACTGCATTGGAGTGAGACGGACAACGTCGTGTGGAAAAGCCCCATTCCGGGGCGTGGCCACAGTTCACCAACCATTGTCGGAGATCAGATTTTCCTTCTGACTGCCGAAGACGACCGTGATATTCAGTCGGTGCTCTGTTATCAGCGGTCGTCTGGAAAGAAGCTCTGGCAGTCCGATGTTCACCAGGGGGGATTCGACCTAAAAGGGGCCAAGAGCAACGCGAAAAGCACTCTGGCGAATTCGACGGTCGCCTGCGATGGCGACCGGATCTTTGCGAACTTTCTGTTCGAGGGTGCGGTCTACACGACAGCACTCGACCTGAACGGTAAGAAACTGTGGCAAACTAAGATCACGGATTATGTCCTCCATCAGGGCTTCGCGTCGTCTCCTGCCGTCTATGAGAACCTGGTGATTGTCTCGGCGGACAACAAGGGAACAGGTCTGATCGCGGCATTGGAACGGACAAGCGGGAAAATTGTCTGGAAGCAAGAGCGTCCAAAACTGCCCAACTATACTTCGCCGATCATTCTCAGCGTCGCGGGCCGCGAACAGTTGATTTTCAGCGGCTGTAAGCTGGTCACCAGCTTCGAGCCACTGACGGGGAAGAAGCTGTGGGAGATCGAGGGTTCGACGGAAGAATGCGTGACGTCAACCGTAACGGACGGCCAATTGATCTATACCAGTGGCGGATATCCCAAGAATCACCTGGCGGCGGTGCTTGCCGACGGGTCTGGAAAAATCGTCTGGGAAAATGGCAGTCGCGTCTATGTGCCCTCCCTGTTGCTCAAGGACGGATATTTGTATGCGATGTTGGATGCCGGTGTGGCCGTCTGTTGGAAGTGCGATACCGGCCAGGAGATGTGGAAGGAACGCGTGGGGGGCACGTTTACGGCCTCGCCCGTTCTGGTCAGTGATTTGATTTTTGCGATGGACGAATCCGGAAAGACGACCATCTTCAAAGCGTCTCCCGAAGGATTCTCTCTCGTTGCCGAAAATCAGCTTGCCGAAGAGGCGTTTGCGACACCGACAATCTGCGGCGGACAAATCTTCGTGCGAACAGCTTCAACGACGGACGGAAAACGTCAGGAGTGGCTGTACTGTCTGGGTGAGAAGAAATAAACGATCCCCGCCGATGCTGCCAAAAGGCATCGTGATATCGAACTGATGTTGCGTTTTGGCAATGATGCGAAACGTAAACGTCCATGAATATTGAGTTTTCGATCGTTGCGCGTTTTGCCCAACGTCGAAATCAGTGCTAGTGTTCCCCTGTCATGATTGATGACGACCACGCGTTGGCCGCCGATCAATTCGCGCTGTGCAATTCGTCAGACACGTTTCTGCGTGCCGCACGCGCCTTGTTTCATACACGGGGAGTCTATCGTGAGTCTGAGTTCAATTCTGTCTGGCATTGCGTCCGCACTCAATTCAACGACGTCGTCGGGATCGTCTAAAGGCAGTTCCACAACGTCATCGTCTTCTGGAAAGGGGACATCGGGGGCAAGCGGTTCGTCAGGGACCTCGGCCGCCACAACAGCTTCAGGGACAACGTCCACAACATCGTCCAGCAGCCAGAATACAACGACCAGTTCAACCCCGGCGAGTTCGACAACTCCGACCAGTCCGACCACTGCCACGGTCGATCCTTTAGTTTCGGCGTCAACGGCTTTGGCGACAGTCGCAAGTCCGTCAGCCTCGTCGACTGCTGCCGCATCATCGGGAGCCACGACCACCGTGGGAACTTCATCGGGAACAACGGTCGATGTGGCGAGCATCGTGAGCAATGCGGACGCGGTTGCATCCGTCGTCTTGTCCGGTTTCGGAAGCTCGACTTCGGCCGGTACTTCTGTGGCGATTCCAACGAGCCCACCGACGACATCGTCGTCACCGACATCGTCGTCACCGACATCGTCGTCACCGACATCGTCGCCACCGACATCGTCGCCAGCCAGTGCTACAGCGACATCGACAAGCGGATCCTCCGCGCCCGTCGCGACGACGTCTGCGTCAGCAAGCAGTTCGGCCGCGGCCTCAACAAGTTCGCAAGCGACTGCGTCGTCACAAACGACGGCGAAACCATCGACGACATCTGCCAGCAGTTCGTCGATACCCAAATCGACAACAACGACTTCAGGGCAAGCGACATCGGCGGCGGTGAAATCGACCGCAGCGTCGACAAGTTCAACGGCCAGTTCAAGTGCGACCAAAAAGTCTCAGGTCGCGGTGACGCCTGAAGCGGATTTGAAGGCCACGATCAACAGCATCAAGAGTGCGAAAAATCCGAAGGATGTCGCGACGGTCATTCAAAATTTCATCGGTCGACAAGATCAGAAGTCGTCCTCCGTCTTGAAATTGCTCTCTTCGTTGAATTCCAATGGTGTCAGCAAACCGGATACGTCACGTCCCGCCGCTTCGTTCAATGGTTTCAACGCGGCAACGGCAGGGCTTGGTTCGTATCAGCAGGCGAATGCAACTCAGAGCAAATCCGCCCATTCGAGCAGTGGTGTGTCGATTTCGGGGTGATCGGGTTTGTCACGGATGGCCGTCGTATCTGTCCTTGAGGATGAAAGATTGGAGTTCCAGGGGATCGGGGACCGATCCCCTTAGTGAACTTCCGCACCGAGTGAACTTCCGTATGGATTGATCTTCCGTGTTGGGCAATCGTCCGTGCTGGGCGACAACGGTCGCTTGCGGCGATCTTTTCGGCGTCGGGTTCGAAAGTTCAATCTGGTGATTGTTCAATTCGCGGGTACCGAACGAAGGGTGGCGCTCTTATACCGCCACCGAGCGCATGACGTGGACCGATGATGCCAACGATTCATGGCCGACGAATTAAACCGGGATCGACTCGTCGCTCGCGAGTGGCGACGGGATTTTACCATTGTCCTTGCTGTGTGCAGGAAGTTCTGGTTCCCGCTCGTCGATTGAATTGGTACGAATATTTCTGGATGGCCCTGCTGCTGCGCCCTTGGCGCTGTCGTCATTGCTTCCAGAAATTTATTCGCGGGATCATCTAAGCGGCACAGCCACTCTGTCCAGACGAGACGGCGGCCGCAGCGATTGAACGGCCAGTTGAACTCAAGAACGTAACCGCGACTTGGATTTCGCGACTCGATGGCACTTGTAAGCCCCGGTGGCGTGTGTCCCGGTGACGTCAGCAGGCCTCAGCCAATCTTGACGGGCCGATTTGTGCGGCTGGATTCCAGAATCCCTTGCGTCATGTCGTAGACAGGCAGTGCGGATTCGGGTGGTGACAAATCGTCGCGACCAAGCAGAATCACGTCGAGAAGTCCGCTGACAGGATTGGAATCGGGCTCATCCAGCGGCAGTAGTTCACGTTTTTCGTGATGTGCAATCCAGAGTTCCTCGTGGCGAACCATCAAATCGGCACATTCACAATGGATATGCAGGTCTTCGCCGAGATACTGGGCATTCCCGACAAAATCCATGGTCACGGGGACGTCGTCTGTCAGCAATGCCGACACACTCGCAAGGATCTCGACGTGACTCCCGCACTTTTTGCTCCGTGCGAAGACGTCGACCGGCCGCAATCCGGTGGCGAAAAAAATCAGGTCGACTTTATGGCTGCCCGCGTCGGTAATGAATCCGCCGGTGTTTTGACTTGGATCGTCACGCCAGGTGCCCGCAATACTCGACTGCCAGTTCTCGACATTGTGCGAGTCGATCGATCGGACGGCACCCCAGCGACCTGATAACACTTCCCGTCGCAGCGTTCGATAGAGCGAGGTAAATCGTCGTTGATAGCCTAGCGAGAAGATTTGTTTGCGAGCGCGGCAGGATTTGGCCCGTCCGATCAGCGACAGAATCTGTTCCCGATTCGACGCCAGCGGCTTTTCACACAGTACGTGAAGCCCGCGGTCCAAACAGGCTTCTGCCTGAGAAT
This genomic interval from Schlesneria paludicola DSM 18645 contains the following:
- a CDS encoding [protein-PII] uridylyltransferase family protein; this translates as MNEELPSLLVPESNPDNASSERPARPIFRDADEAQARLAALEGPTNAQECLSRFLQAIAEMSPPDELLVDFQRYVQRSDDRAELYQFLIDNPRAIEMLVKLFAGSRYLTETLLRDPAALRKLIQNRWLADLKTRDEFISAALAVAASEAMFDAKLDAVRRYQRSELLRIGVCDAFGLVDFRAATVQLSLLADGMIETCLQLVAAELGVNPAGFAVIAMGKLGGEELNYSSDIDLVFLTQSIEPHFRASAPTATLNPPGGPGHAPVSPTMSDMETVTLAQRLIKALQDATGEGFLYRVDMRLRPWGRAGELVVRVPAYLDYLRKQAELWEKQALVKARVVAGEHAVGRRLLLEAAPMIFGHPAETVRASVRSAKSKIEAQLERRGRSFGEVKSGSGSIRDIEFVIQSLQLIHGQRLPQIRSANTLTALVRLADFDLIHADEYRCLSEGYVFLRTIEHSLQLLHNRQEHSLPTDPAEITSLARRLDFHDGEHLISHYRQHCLAIRSVYEKYVTKTYDAAADNALPAANELDASSHGASAARTTAASVDPIASYENVFSEDERREHLQRLATLNDEQPVRVDATSQPGGTWRVQVIGIDQPGELSLICGLLFVYGFDIVEGFASTGQNFGKGSKHKIAFRDFVDVFTVRSSIEAVMGEVWHRYESDLIDLVQLARSGRGDEAQGRLASRVAEALEDSPDLATKPSPLEVSFDNHSHDRFTVLRIHGEDTIGFLYELTNALALCGIAIEQVLISSEGDRAADILYVTDAQRQCKILDEARRQELQAAVVLIKHFTHLLPGSPNPEAALLHFRAFVSQLFQQPDWTEQLSSLDRPEVLSALAQLLGVSDFLWEDFLRLQYANLFPVLSDIQGIETAKSKTLLWRDLAIKLSATDDPDERRRDLNDFKDREMFRIDLRHILGRCGDFDQFAEELTDVAEVIVATSLQLNESEFHDRYGVPKRSDGDRASLVVCALGKCGGRELGFASDIELLFVYDEEGMTDGRESIANASFFQRLVEGCVHSIRARQEGIFRIDTRLRPYGRSGPLAVSFDAFKRYFDPNGAAWPYERQALIKLRPITGDPALGEKLIALRDQFLYEGPPFDFASMRAMRERQIRQLVSAGEFNAKLSPGGLVDIEYLVQALQITHGSRHESLRVTNTCIAMDEMRRVGVLSELDHRALRDAYGFFRKLIDALRMVRGDARDLTVSANIGDDFQFLARRLGYGSATQKLKRDLALHSETVNDMVRRLSANGV
- a CDS encoding Gfo/Idh/MocA family protein, which codes for MMESTAKLRFAMIGCGRMGRHHSEKMIADGRGEVVALFDAFPDTAERLRLDLWPDARVCDTLSAVLGQDDLDAAIICTPTAEHYSQAEACLDRGLHVLCEKPLASNREQILSLIGRAKSCRARKQIFSLGYQRRFTSLYRTLRREVLSGRWGAVRSIDSHNVENWQSSIAGTWRDDPSQNTGGFITDAGSHKVDLIFFATGLRPVDVFARSKKCGSHVEILASVSALLTDDVPVTMDFVGNAQYLGEDLHIHCECADLMVRHEELWIAHHEKRELLPLDEPDSNPVSGLLDVILLGRDDLSPPESALPVYDMTQGILESSRTNRPVKIG
- a CDS encoding caspase family protein; the protein is MAYRRHVIALIVCFGLQGMPCIAYAQGADEELGYLPVGASANLNTGYTNSWALIVGVNYEKTNVPNAARNLVPTLKNAENDANALKKALVELYGYRNDHIVLLTGASATKEAIEKSLNEFKDSQRITKDDSLLVFFSGHGARLENEANERGAIYGANVEFTEGGKLKGGYLRMHLDLMKTLDESITAKHKLLILDCCHSGEIFSLHARARSDADDRRALALFERANSIQAIASCRDRQRASDGSGEHSPFTAAFLQAMRRIPARESVGSVSSLRIGVNQLFTFMLPELKNLPNGQSPDCRLLGDVDGEFSFFPSNTKEAREEFDKFRTTDSEFRALQAMVPGDHGNWWFEEMPWFIPSLRLMILDNAAMPRSGLQSSAISKEELRTLAAELRRALKKDLEDSTAGVKQDLLRLRLKHFTGLLSVSANDSTQVVSSIVKDFESLAPDVKDHLSASDLHLLAVSKHYLHRKTDETEDVEAVEFAYTNALSRFDVNKPNELTLKSLCYADYGQFLSVLKRDYEKSALQFRSAMTLFSSDLARELTSSSSRELAPTDPNSVTSIGAEAKSPRIVAGNAPAAFRVFVLCSEALAWQNQNHWGKANELLSEALHVARDFDVDHELTVFVQNQIAWSLMVQWRVDEARQFFVSANSILLNLAKSNFDAIPQVDRSRQKEFETLLDYDYNALARYLHHLHGLAMAKRFCGHHVEAISDYREIVRMITLALEHLKHVNANQQKRINPSQRIASDLESLFLNRLVNSQERLADCSLFGDPDCPDLQESADDYRRALNACSFLPRGDLRENMRVGLLYKLSLTLSIPSSNQDLELARAYCQEAMALRKTLNIRSTEPVGTLGLITEAIVEMFSASNATESKTESLSKLRRLIHTLCDELRGKHHRDQSETLLLAAKLLVDQVPAEDRYHLAEDSEFLLYLCRLILPRGASAPNSGHLRKEIGTYLRPYYDTVMRNKLRMKSRHVKDLLEIQWEATRSEFYAKPTTPQPVLALYLMDKNCFLLLDIPGGASKHCCLEGSYYVSALTRASEGRADPLPLPEEIQQEVVKLAKRANVMSQPRPQNNGTDGDEKPVSQETALQLRWVDAMRGLPHLLNVAESTVPADSSSRSGLVQTTYTVTSESSGEPNVVNDGNEGKETVDAQTAKKVIFSRFPFILPNEIAVELRPN
- a CDS encoding outer membrane protein assembly factor BamB family protein is translated as MPHSHFSLSIANLVLVGCVLCHSAAFGEESRLLGGSAVRFVRSTDWPWWRGPLRNGEAAADQKVPLHWSETDNVVWKSPIPGRGHSSPTIVGDQIFLLTAEDDRDIQSVLCYQRSSGKKLWQSDVHQGGFDLKGAKSNAKSTLANSTVACDGDRIFANFLFEGAVYTTALDLNGKKLWQTKITDYVLHQGFASSPAVYENLVIVSADNKGTGLIAALERTSGKIVWKQERPKLPNYTSPIILSVAGREQLIFSGCKLVTSFEPLTGKKLWEIEGSTEECVTSTVTDGQLIYTSGGYPKNHLAAVLADGSGKIVWENGSRVYVPSLLLKDGYLYAMLDAGVAVCWKCDTGQEMWKERVGGTFTASPVLVSDLIFAMDESGKTTIFKASPEGFSLVAENQLAEEAFATPTICGGQIFVRTASTTDGKRQEWLYCLGEKK